Proteins co-encoded in one Anopheles moucheti chromosome X, idAnoMoucSN_F20_07, whole genome shotgun sequence genomic window:
- the LOC128307382 gene encoding molybdenum cofactor sulfurase: MDFITEYTEEERAKIDQDFLRLNDKCYLDHAGTALYGGSQLRAVQELLAGGLYCNPHTSRTMEDLIDLVRYRVLQWFNTRPAEYGLVFTSGTTASLKLVGESFCFGAPDTAGSFVYLRDSHTSVLGMREIVRTERIRPIERADLLQVLNEPAGVQQRHRPSLLVFPAQCNFNGVKYPLELIELVERNGVRGYGEDAFHVCLDAASYVSTSPLDLTRYRPSFVCVSFYKIFGYPTGLGALLVRKDVEQLLLPGKRYYGGGTVKIAMSGSNAFHEKRDTLAERFEDGTINFLSIAALLPCMDALERLVPGATMERIQRHTFQLARYCFRELQALQHANGGRVVELYHDTVFGDPLSQGAIVNFNVLNDDGSYVGFAEVACMAANHSIYLRTGCFCNPGACQRHLRLADTDLLRHYQAGHVCGDANDLIDGQPTGSVRVSFGYCTQLADIDRLVVMIRRCYVRRSLTGPLAVGGLSREEILAQYKSYDRPRLLQICLYPVKSCGPYRVTEGGWRLAATGLRYDRTFLIVDEHGVAMTQKKLPEMCRIRPTIERHRMTLRHDELGDQLVIELDEPVDAEATRSAVQLCQTKVCRDSVQGVDCGDGCADWVSRALGVSGLRLLRQSAQDARLQRRTARELSLNNQAQLLLVNRTSVRWLRDKVDDWDGAEMPSLDSLVDRFRGNLIIETARSLEESDWHRVRIGQSGFSVDGPCTRCQMICIDQASGERTAEPLRTISREFGGRMRFGVYLSHDQDGEPAENGTAAFDRELSCGSTVSGVIENIE, from the exons TGGTTTAATACGCGACCGGCTGAGTACGGACTGGTGTTTACATCCGGCACGACCGCTAGCCTTAAGCTGGTTGGTGAGTCGTTTTGCTTCGGAGCACCGGACACGGCTGGGTCGTTCGTTTATCTGCGCGACAGCCACACGTCCGTGCTGGGGATGCGCGAAATTGTACGTACCGAGCGTATACGTCCGATCGAACGGGCTGACCTGCTGCAGGTGCTCAACGAACCGGCCGGTGTGCAACAGCGTCACCGGCCGTCACTGCTTGTGTTTCCGGCACAATGCAACTTTAACGGCGTGAAGTACCCGCTCGAACTGATCGAGCTGGTGGAAAGGAATGGTGTGCGGGGATACGGGGAGGACGCTTTCCATGTGTGCTTGGATGCGGCCAGTTACGTTTCCACCAGCCCGCTCGATCTTACCCGTTACCGGCCcagctttgtgtgtgtttctttctaCAAAATATTTGG CTATCCTACCGGCTTGGGTGCGTTGTTGGTGCGTAAGGACGTAGAACAATTGCTACTCCCTGGTAAACGGTACTACGGTGGCGGCACGGTTAAAATAGCGATGAGTGGTTCGAATGCCTTTCATGAGAAGCGTGACACGCTAGCAGAACGGTTTGAGGACGGCACAATCAACTTCCTATCCATTGCCGCTTTGTTGCCTTGTATGGACGCACTCGAACGGCTCGTGCCGGGCGCAACGATGGAACGCATCCAGCGCCACACATTTCAGCTCGCACGCTACTGCTTCCGGGAACTGCAAGCACTGCAGCACGCCAACGGTGGCCGCGTGGTGGAGCTGTACCACGACACCGTCTTCGGGGATCCCCTTTCACAGGGTGCCATCGTGAACTTTAACGTACTGAACGATGATGGTAGTTACGTCGGGTTTGCGGAGGTTGCTTGTATGGCCGCAAACCACAGTATCTACCTGCGCACCGGGTGCTTCTGCAATCCAGGTGCATGTCAACGTCATCTACGGCTTGCCGATACCGATCTTTTGCGACACTACCAGGCTGGCCATGTCTGTGGTGATGCGAACGATCTCATCGACGGACAACCGACCGGATCAGTACGCGTTTCGTTCGGGTATTGTACGCAACTGGCCGATATCGACCGGTTGGTGGTCATGATACGACGCTGCTACGTTCGACGTTCGCTTACCGGACCGTTGGCCGTGGGTGGATTGTCTCGAGAAGAAATTCTTGCCCAGTATAAAAGCTACGATCGGCCCCGGTTGCTGCAGATTTGCCTTTATCCGGTCAAATCATGTGGACCATATCGTGTCACCGAAGGCGGTTGGCGATTGGCTGCGACCGGTTTGCGCTACGATCGTACGTTCCTCATCGTAGATGAGCATGGTGTTGCCATGACGCAGAAAAAGCTGCCCGAGATGTGTCGTATCAGGCCAACGATTGAACGCCACCGTATGACGCTACGGCACGACGAACTCGGGGACCAGCTGGTAATTGAGCTAGACGAACCCGTGGACGCGGAGGCAACACGCTCAGCAGTACAACTTTGCCAGACGAAGGTGTGCAGGGATAGTGTGCAGGGTGTGGATTGCGGTGATGGGTGCGCCGATTGGGTGAGCCGAGCGCTCGGTGTTTCCGGGTTGCGACTGTTACGCCAGTCCGCACAGGACGCTCGCCTACAGCGACGTACCGCTAGAGAACTATCGCTTAACAATCAAGCCCAACTGTTGCTTGTCAACCGAACGTCTGTGCGGTGGTTGCGTGACAAGGTAGACGATTGGGACGGGGCAGAGATGCCTTCGCTCGATTCGCTTGTcgatcggtttcggggcaATCTAATAATTGAAACCGCACGTTCACTGGAGGAATCAGATTGGCACCGGGTTCGGATAGGGCAGAGTGGATTTAGTGTCGACGGGCCCTGCACGCGCTGTCAGATGATATGTATCGATCAGGCGAGTGGCGAACGTACAGCCGAACCGCTGCGCACAATCAGCCGGGAGTTTGGTGGACGGATGCGGTTCGGTGTGTATTTATCAcacgaccaagatggcgaaccagcCGAAAATGGTACAGCTGCCTTTGACAGGGAACTTTCCTGCGGTTCTACGGTTTCGGGTGTAATCGAAAATATTGAATAG